The following nucleotide sequence is from Terriglobia bacterium.
GAGTTCGCGCCGCACGCGCAGCGACTTGCTTTCGGGATTGGCCTCGACGCCGACCACGACAGTGGCGTGAGCACTGCCGAGAAACTCGGCGATCATGGTTCCGGTCATTCCAGTGCCGAGATCGTCCGATTGCACGCCCGCCAGAACGAGATCGGCGCCGCCGTCCTTCGCGATCGCGGTCGCGAGCGCATCGGCCGCCGCGAATTCATCGGCGCCCTTGAATTTCGGATCCCGAAGATGGATTGCGCGATCGGCCCCCATCGCCAGGCCGGAACGCAGGACGCGCGCGGATTCCTCTCCGCCCATGGAAATCACGACGACTTCGCCGCCATGCTTCTCTTTCAACCGAAGCGCTTCTTCGATCGCATAGTTGTCGGCCTCGCTCGCGACAAACGTGAGGTCCTGGTCTTTGATCCAGGTTTTGGTTTCGTTAATGGCCAGTCTCGATG
It contains:
- a CDS encoding electron transfer flavoprotein subunit beta/FixA family protein, whose amino-acid sequence is MKIVSCIKPVPDPASRLAINETKTWIKDQDLTFVASEADNYAIEEALRLKEKHGGEVVVISMGGEESARVLRSGLAMGADRAIHLRDPKFKGADEFAAADALATAIAKDGGADLVLAGVQSDDLGTGMTGTMIAEFLGSAHATVVVGVEANPESKSLRVRRELEGGINETIELPMPAVLTIQFGINQPRYASLKGIMAAKKKEMKVWSAADLGLSDEAAGKAGAMYEVKEIFVPERKSKVEIIGGSPEDAAAALVEKLKKEAKVL